AGGAGTTCCGTAAAATGGAAGGAGCAAGTTTATCGCGCGATCTCGAACAAAGAATTCAGGCGATCGATGCTGGCATGAAAGATCTCGAAATCTACGAAGCCGGACGTATCGAACTGGTTCGAAAACGTCTTCAGCTGAATCTCGAAGAGTTTATCCAGGTGAACAACATTGATCGCAATCGTTTCGAACAGGAATTGATTTTTTATATTGAGAAATACGACATTTCAGAAGAAAAAGTAAGACTGAAAAGTCATCTGAATTATTTTTTGAAAACAATGAAAGACGACCCTTCCGGTGGGAAAAAACTTTCCTTCATCGGACAGGAAATCGGAAGAGAAGTCAACACTATTGGTTCGAAAGCCAATGACGCCAATATGCAGAAATCTGTTGTTGGTATGAAAGACGAACTGGAAAGAATAAAAGAACAGGTGCTGAATATTCTCTGAGGATGATACAAGGGAAACTTTTACTGTTCTGTGGACCTTCCGGTAGTGGTAAAACAACCATTGTACATCATCTCCTGCAAAAAAATCCGAAAATAGAATTTTCTGTTTCCGCGACAACACGTCCGCAGCGTGCGAACGAAACCGACGGGAAAGATTATCACTTCATTTCCGTTGAAGAATTTAAAAAGCGGATCGCGAATGATGAATTCGTGGAATGGGAAGAAGTTTATACCGATCGTTTTTACGGAACATTAACATCCGAAATCGAAAGAATCTGGAGCGAACACAAAGTTGCGATCTTTGATGTGGATGTTGAAGGTGGACTAAAGATCAAAAAGATTTTTGGTCAGATGCTACTTTCAGTCTTCGTAATGCCGCCATCGGTGGAAGCATTGCACCAACGTCTTAAATCACGTAATTCTGAAACAGCGGAATCGTTCAAAGCCCGCATCGCGAAATCCGAACACGAACTTACTTACGCCTTCCGTTTCGACAAAGTGATCATTAATGATGATCTTGATAAGGCTCTTGAAGAAGCGGAGAGATTGGTGGAGGAGTTTTTGAAGTAAGGACTTTGGGATTGTAGATTTTGGATTGAGGATTGTAGATTGAGGATTGAGGATTGAGGATTGTAGATTGAGGATTGAGGATTGTAGATTGAGGATTGAGGATTGAGGATTGAGAGGGGAATAGAAATAAAAAGTCGGGAGTTTGGAGTCGATTTTGAACAACTTCGAACTTTATGAATTGAGAATATTTTTTCTGTAGGAAAATTAATACCATGAAAATCGGCCTCTACTTCGGATCATTCAACCCTGTCCACAACGGGCACATGGTGATTGCGGGGTATATGGCGGAGTTCACGGATTTGGATCAGGTTTGGTTTGTTGTTTCTCCACACAATCCTTTGAAAGTAAAACACAGTTTGTTGCAGGATTATCACCGTCTGACTTTGGTACGTCTGGCCATTGGAGATAACAGGAAATTAAAGGCTTCCGATATTGAATTTAAATTACCGCGACCGAGTTACACCATACACACGCTTGCTTATTTACAGGAAAAACATCCTGAATATAAATTTGTTTTATTGCTTGGCAGCGACAATATTGAAACTTTTCACAAATGGAAAAACTACGAGCAGATTCTGGAAGGGTATGAACTCTATGTTTATCCCCGCGACGGATCGGCTACCAGTGAATTATTTTCTCATCCAAAAGTAAAACTCATCAACGCGCCACGCATGGAACTCAGTTCCACTTTTATCCGCGACGCCATCAAAAACAAAAAAGACATCCGCTACATGCTTCCTGAAGCTGTTTGGGCGTATGTGGAGGAGATGGGGTTTTATAAATAGTTCCGGGTTCCGGGTTCCGGGTTTTGAGTTCCGGTCTTTTTGACTAATTAAAAACTCCATTGAGAGTTTATTTCTTGAATCTGCTCCCTTTGAATTCGGAATTTTTAAGATAGGAAATTAATTTTCCAACCTGAAGCATCTGAGCTTTCAGTTCCCTGGTTAAGTTTTCAAATTCAATTGTTGAAATCAACTTTTGATCAGACGCGATTACCAATTGTGAAAGCAATTCACCTGCTGAACCTTTTGCAATGAACAAAAAATGAATAAATTCTTTATTTCCGGATCTCTCAAATCCTTCTGCAATGTTAGACATAATTGAAATTGCCGATTTCCTCATTTGAATTCTGAGCACAAAATCTGATTTAAACTCAGGCATCTTTGTAAGTAAATAAATATTATTTGTGAGAACTCTCGCCTTCACCCAAATTTCCAATTCTTCGAAAGAAGTTACAGTGGCCATTTTATTTCAAAGGTTAAAGTTCTTGTTTGGTTTTACAACCCAACTAATGCTGGTTTTCATTTGCATTAAAAAAAAATCTCTAGCAGAATTAAAATGACATAAACAACCCGGAACGCAGAACCCGAAACCCAACACTTTGAACCTACAGAGAAAAC
The sequence above is drawn from the Bacteroidota bacterium genome and encodes:
- a CDS encoding YicC family protein, giving the protein MIRSMTGFGNATIEHGNKTISVEIKSVNSKFFDLTLRLPSLYREKEFEIRGDLSKQIERGKVECSISVESQEAPKKSSINSALVKAYYEELKTISDDLKLPPANFLKIILGLPDVLNTEKNQLDEEEWAAVKKAIEKAVAAFQEFRKMEGASLSRDLEQRIQAIDAGMKDLEIYEAGRIELVRKRLQLNLEEFIQVNNIDRNRFEQELIFYIEKYDISEEKVRLKSHLNYFLKTMKDDPSGGKKLSFIGQEIGREVNTIGSKANDANMQKSVVGMKDELERIKEQVLNIL
- the gmk gene encoding guanylate kinase, whose translation is MIQGKLLLFCGPSGSGKTTIVHHLLQKNPKIEFSVSATTRPQRANETDGKDYHFISVEEFKKRIANDEFVEWEEVYTDRFYGTLTSEIERIWSEHKVAIFDVDVEGGLKIKKIFGQMLLSVFVMPPSVEALHQRLKSRNSETAESFKARIAKSEHELTYAFRFDKVIINDDLDKALEEAERLVEEFLK
- a CDS encoding nicotinate-nucleotide adenylyltransferase — protein: MKIGLYFGSFNPVHNGHMVIAGYMAEFTDLDQVWFVVSPHNPLKVKHSLLQDYHRLTLVRLAIGDNRKLKASDIEFKLPRPSYTIHTLAYLQEKHPEYKFVLLLGSDNIETFHKWKNYEQILEGYELYVYPRDGSATSELFSHPKVKLINAPRMELSSTFIRDAIKNKKDIRYMLPEAVWAYVEEMGFYK
- a CDS encoding four helix bundle protein — translated: MATVTSFEELEIWVKARVLTNNIYLLTKMPEFKSDFVLRIQMRKSAISIMSNIAEGFERSGNKEFIHFLFIAKGSAGELLSQLVIASDQKLISTIEFENLTRELKAQMLQVGKLISYLKNSEFKGSRFKK